A stretch of the Haloarchaeobius salinus genome encodes the following:
- a CDS encoding vWA domain-containing protein gives MSVEIDAELSQALPAGSGRTTLAATITPTDKQQPTKRHIAVVVDVSGSMSKDVAFVDDTSAKIELARQGVAKLLGEMHEDDKLSIIAFDSRPDVLVPMTEWGNADQDQIESTVTGTPGPGYDGALDAGGGTNIKRAIQTAAQQFTEGGDGVVSTDIVLLSDGMDRRDLDEFRQQADTLDSKGITISAGGIGRSYNEDVLLALTNRTGGSAEHLEAPRDIESFLHDKAQDARDTVAPNPQLRFEFADGFRIAPGEPAYLTEPQATSEPVSTDESTAVVDLPKLTAGERIRLTVEVLGGHKSTGMVYPMAELFVEDDAVLASTAVEVRYEDDPTKRLDIEKERLSGDVTTDIIDPAVEKATIEARIDSIEHDRGWKQLAAVLRKRLADAEATGGNIAVSKAKYDPDD, from the coding sequence ATGAGCGTAGAAATAGACGCCGAACTGAGCCAAGCGCTCCCAGCCGGCAGCGGCCGGACGACGCTCGCGGCAACGATCACCCCGACCGACAAACAACAGCCGACGAAACGTCACATCGCCGTCGTAGTCGACGTGAGCGGGTCGATGTCGAAGGACGTCGCGTTCGTCGACGACACGTCTGCGAAGATCGAGCTGGCCCGTCAGGGCGTCGCGAAGCTCCTGGGCGAGATGCACGAGGACGACAAGCTCAGCATCATCGCGTTCGACTCCCGGCCCGACGTCTTGGTGCCGATGACCGAGTGGGGGAACGCAGACCAGGACCAGATCGAGAGCACGGTCACCGGCACGCCGGGCCCGGGGTACGACGGTGCATTGGACGCCGGCGGCGGGACGAACATCAAGCGCGCAATCCAGACCGCAGCCCAGCAGTTCACGGAGGGCGGCGACGGCGTCGTGAGCACGGATATCGTCCTCCTGTCCGACGGGATGGACCGCCGCGACCTTGACGAGTTCAGACAGCAGGCCGACACGCTGGATTCGAAAGGGATCACCATCAGTGCAGGAGGAATCGGTCGGTCCTACAACGAAGACGTCCTCCTGGCGCTCACGAATCGAACTGGTGGGTCGGCCGAGCATCTGGAAGCGCCACGTGACATCGAGTCGTTCCTCCACGACAAAGCCCAGGATGCCCGAGACACCGTGGCACCCAACCCCCAGCTCCGCTTCGAGTTCGCCGACGGCTTCAGAATCGCCCCCGGCGAGCCGGCGTACCTCACCGAACCGCAGGCGACTTCGGAACCGGTCTCGACTGACGAAAGCACCGCTGTCGTCGACCTCCCGAAGCTCACCGCCGGGGAACGCATTCGGCTCACTGTCGAGGTGCTCGGCGGTCACAAGTCCACCGGCATGGTCTACCCGATGGCCGAGCTCTTCGTGGAGGACGACGCCGTGTTGGCCTCGACGGCAGTCGAGGTCCGATACGAGGACGACCCGACGAAGCGTCTGGACATCGAGAAAGAGCGCCTGAGTGGCGACGTCACGACGGACATCATCGACCCAGCGGTCGAGAAAGCAACCATCGAGGCCCGCATCGACAGCATCGAACACGACCGCGGCTGGAAACAACTCGCGGCCGTCCTCCGGAAGCGGCTGGCGGACGCCGAAGCCACGGGCGGGAACATCGCCGTCTCGAAAGCGAAGTACGACCCAGACGACTAG
- the grpE gene encoding nucleotide exchange factor GrpE: protein MSEHRRNSTEPDRTESTTDDETEQADTQAPESTERVDQQAPPGDGGERSIDGDKWRQRLAQLKVDRAMATSDEQQKALTDKIEDLQTRMHDAGVPTDAPDGGSSTDGESPVKATGSQDHPTEHHPSDADDENEEGPTDSTGAAGSDSPESSRDADAVPGKSKHETSTEGTPGATPSSDLNPDSNTTSQAQSEEAQHPDQSPEEGNDRERATDSEQEPTGAGSPTGQGVTQTPEPDASPPSPTPDPTDRTPSTPSTPTENSQETDIEDEQDTDSGPDPDSEPKLESLEGSDTGADDRAESDPTSDAHPSPRDDRGEESVASNDRRNDATSGTGALAEEVSVLQTQLETLETTVDEYRQKNTREHELLRKEAVEQLGERMLRVRDTLTRAIEYNEFDDDQAAMLEAVVTKFDQQFTAGAIDKIDPDPGDEVDDLRHALAGPREETTAVPPGCIIRVESPGFEIDGYPLQEAKVIAAKRE from the coding sequence ATGTCCGAACACCGACGTAACTCAACCGAGCCGGACCGCACCGAATCGACGACCGACGACGAGACTGAACAAGCCGACACCCAGGCACCGGAATCCACAGAGCGTGTCGACCAGCAGGCACCGCCCGGTGACGGGGGGGAGCGGAGCATCGACGGCGACAAATGGCGACAGCGACTCGCCCAACTGAAAGTCGACAGGGCCATGGCCACATCCGACGAACAGCAGAAAGCGCTCACCGACAAGATCGAGGACCTCCAGACGCGGATGCACGACGCTGGCGTTCCTACTGACGCCCCCGATGGAGGCTCCAGCACGGACGGCGAATCACCCGTCAAGGCCACCGGGTCGCAGGACCACCCCACCGAGCATCATCCCAGCGACGCCGATGACGAGAACGAGGAGGGACCGACGGACTCGACGGGAGCTGCCGGCTCGGACTCGCCCGAGTCGTCGAGGGACGCGGACGCCGTCCCCGGGAAGTCGAAACACGAGACGAGTACTGAGGGGACGCCCGGTGCCACCCCGTCGAGCGACCTCAACCCGGACAGTAACACCACCTCACAGGCCCAATCTGAGGAGGCACAGCACCCCGACCAGTCACCCGAAGAGGGCAACGACCGGGAACGTGCTACGGACTCGGAGCAGGAACCAACCGGAGCGGGCTCTCCCACGGGCCAGGGCGTCACCCAGACTCCCGAGCCCGATGCCTCACCACCCAGTCCCACGCCGGATCCCACCGATCGAACCCCGAGCACGCCGTCCACTCCAACCGAGAACTCGCAGGAAACGGATATCGAGGACGAGCAGGACACCGATTCCGGCCCGGACCCCGACTCGGAACCGAAACTCGAGTCACTCGAAGGGTCCGATACCGGGGCAGATGACCGCGCCGAATCAGATCCCACGTCGGATGCACACCCGTCACCCCGTGACGACCGTGGGGAGGAGTCGGTAGCGTCCAACGACCGGCGGAACGACGCGACCAGTGGAACCGGCGCTCTCGCTGAGGAGGTCTCGGTGCTCCAGACTCAGCTCGAGACCCTCGAGACGACAGTCGACGAGTATCGACAAAAGAACACGCGCGAACACGAGCTCCTCCGGAAGGAGGCTGTCGAACAACTCGGCGAGCGCATGCTCCGGGTCCGCGACACGTTGACCCGTGCCATCGAGTACAACGAGTTCGACGACGATCAGGCCGCGATGCTCGAAGCAGTCGTCACGAAGTTCGACCAACAGTTCACCGCCGGTGCCATCGACAAGATCGATCCGGACCCTGGGGACGAGGTCGACGACCTCCGCCATGCACTGGCGGGACCGCGCGAGGAGACGACTGCCGTTCCCCCAGGCTGTATCATCCGTGTCGAATCCCCCGGCTTCGAGATCGACGGCTACCCGTTACAGGAAGCGAAAGTCATCGCCGCAAAGCGCGAGTAA